In Neptuniibacter halophilus, the genomic stretch AAAAAGAATACCGTGATCTGAGTAGTCAGATCGAAGGCTAACAAGGTCTGGAAGAAACCCGCTACGGCGGGTTTTTTTCTCTGCGGTGCATCAATTAAGCAGAATTTAGTCAAAAAGCAGCCTTGTGTGCTGTACTGAAACTATTATAACTAATGACTGTTGCTGTCTTTTCGAGGTTCTGAGTGGGGTCGTTGCGCAGTTTAGTCTGTTTTCTTGTCTTTATCGGCGTTGCAGCTTCGGGTTGTTACGGCGTTCTCCTGTTCGATTCCGCCTGGAAAAAAGAGCAGAAACTTCATCTGAACCAGATCACTAATGCTCAGGCGAGTGCCATCGAGCGGCGTCTGGGGCGCTCCCTTTCGGCCACCTACCTGCTATCTCTGCAGATCCGTTTTGCCAACGGCAACATGGAAAACTTTAACAGTTTTGCAGATGAAACGATTAAGGCGCTGGGCGGGATATCCAACCTGCAGCTTGCGCCCAATGGCGTGATTGAACGTATTTATCCCTTAGCCGGTAATGAAAAAGCGATTGGCCATAACCTGCTGAAAGATGACAAGCGGCGAGAGGAGGCTGAGCTGGCGATCCGTGAGCGCCGTCTGACGGTGGCGGGGCCTTTTGAACTGGTACAGGGCGGCGTGGCCGTGATCGGGCGCAATCCGGTATTTATCAGCGAAGAGGGTAAAGATAAGTTCTGGGGTTTTGCATCGGCGCTGATCTTTCTCGAAGACCTTCTGGCAGTCACGGATCTTGAGCAACTGGAAAAAGACGGCTACGGCTTCACGCTTGAGCGGGTTCACCCTGATACCGGTTCCTGGGAAATTTTTTCGCAGTCTGAAAAGGCTCTGGATAACCTTCACGTCAGTTTCCCCATTATTGTACCTAACTCCAGTTGGCGCCTGACTCTCAGCCGACCTCTGCCAGACCGGCCTCTGCTGATTGAAGAAGGGTTTGTTCTGAGCATTCTGCTGGCGGCTATGCTGGCTTCTCTGCTGGCTTATATCATGCGCGAGCCGGATCGTTTACGCGCCGTGGTGGCGGATAAGACCGAGCAGCTCAATGAGCTGGCGTTTTATGATGTGCTGACCGGGCTGGTAAACCGGCGCCTGTTTATGGAACAACTGGAATACGAGGTTAAAGTGTTGCAGCGCACCGGTAAAAAGGCAGCACTGATGTACCTTGATCTGGATGATTTCAAGCGCGTTAACGACAGCCTTGGCCATGCCGCAGGGGACCGATTACTGGTAGAGGTTGCGCAACGTCTGCAAGCTACCATGCGTGAGAGCGACATCATCTGCCGGTTGGGTGGCGATGAGTATGCCATTCTGATGATGAACGTCACGTCGGGTGAAGATTGCCAGCACATGGCGGATAAACTGATCAGCAACGTGCGCAATGAAATAGTCATTGAGGGGGTGCCGCTGAGGGTTAGCCTGTCCATCGGCATTACCCTGATTCCGGATGACTCTTCTTCCCTGCAGCAGATGCTGAGTAATGCCGATATTGCCCTGTATGAATCGAAAAAACTGGGTAAAAATCGTGCCACCTTCTTTAACCACGATCTGCAGAAGATGCTGGTTCAGCGCTTGCAGATTGAGCAGGAGCTTAAATTTGCGCTGGAGCACGATGAACTGGAACTCTATTTCCAGCCGATTGTGCGTCTGGATAATCGTCAGATCGTTATGCTGGAAGCCCTGATCCGCTGGAACCATCCTGAAAAAGGTCTGGTGTCGCCGATGGAGTTTATCTGCGTAGCGGAACAGTGCGGCCTGATTATCCCGATAGGCGACTGGGTGCTGGAGGAGGCCTGCCGGCATATTCGTCAGGCTGTCGATCAGGGTGAGCCTCTGGTACCGATTGCGGTAAATATCAGTGCCCACCAGTTTGTTTCCGGGGACTTTGCGGATAAAGCCAAATCCTTGCTGGAAAGCTATCAGGTCGACCCGGCGATGATCGAATTTGAGATTACCGAGACCGTCCTGATGGAGAACCTGGATCTGGCACTTGAGCAGATGAATGAACTGCGTCAGATCGGCTGTCGCTTTGCCATCGATGATTTTGGTATGGGTTACTCCTCGCTGGCCCAGCTTAAACAACTGCCGGTGGATACCCTCAAAGTGGACCGGACCTTTGTCCGTGATATTGAACACGATCATCACGACCGGCAGATCGTCGAAGCGATCATCGCCATGGCCCACCGTCTGGGGTTACATGTGATTGCCGAAGGGGTTGAGAACCAGAGCCAGCTCGAGTTTATTGATCAGGCAGGCGGCGATATGGTGCAGGGGTTCCTGTTCAGTAAACCGGTCCCTTATTCCGAAGTTTACCGCCATGAGTTACTGGTTTAAAAAATAGAAAAACTTTTTTATTCAACGCGTTGACAGCTCTGTAATCGACGATTAATATACGCCCACTTCCTGATGTGGGGCCTTAGCTCAGCTGGGAGAGCGGTTCGCTGGCAGCGAACAGGTCAGCGGTTCGATCCCGCTAGGCTCCACCAAATCCTTACAGGAATGCACTTAGAAACCAGCCTTGAGCTGGTTTTTTTGTGCCTGACTTTCCCCGGTTTAATTCCCGCCATTTTTTCAGGTGATCTCTAATCGGCTTGCCTCTGGCTTTATTCCAGAGGGGCTGTCGGTGCAATGCATTACTCCCTGCTAATGCTCCGGGGAGAAGATACCGGGGGTCATCCAGTTGTAATTGCCGATAAGCTGGGGGCAGATGTTTTCAAAAAACAATCCCTGAAGAGCCTCGTTAATCTGCGTGGGTATTGAGCCCAGTTCCCCTTTACGTGCAATGAGGTAGATACTTCGGGAGTGTTTGCTTTTATCCAGTTCCAGTACTTTGATGCGATCCAGGTTGTAGAACGTTTGTGCCAGACAGAGCGCACTGAGAACGGCCCAGCCGTGGCCATCCCGCACGAAGTTCATCAGGGTGTGGGTGTCATCTGTTTCGTAGCGGATATTGGCCTGAATATGCATTCTGCGCAAAACGACCTCCGAATAGATGCCGATATTCGTTGAGCGGCTGTATTTGATCATCGGTGAATGCTCGGCGAGTCTTTCCAGTGAGGCTTCCTTTTCCGGCAGAAGTCTAGGGGAATAGGCCAGAACCATCGGGTCACGAAAGACCTTCAGCCGGTCCAGCCCCTCTTCACCTGTTAACGGGTCGTCTGAGATCAGTATATCAATCTCCCTGTTCAGGAAAGCTTCAATTAGCTGTGGCGTCAGGCCGCTTTTCAGACTGAGGCGCTCCGCCTTTTCTTTCAGCACCGTGATCAATTTGCTGCCAAAAACCTCGGAGCAGGAGGTTACCAGACCAACACGACACTGGACGACACCTTGCTGAGCAGCTTCCCGTACCGTGGTATTTAAGCGCCTGAGATCTCCCAGAATACTGGCGGCATGTTTACGCAGGACTTCTCCGGCCGGGGTTAGTTGAAGCGGCGTGGTACGACGAACAACCAGTGTAACGCCGGTGTGTGTTTCGAGCTGTTTTAAGCTCTGGGAGATGGCCGATTGAGAGACGCCGAGCCGGTGAGCGGCATCGGTCAGAGAGTCGGATTCAGAGAGGGTGACAAAGGTGTTTAACGCAGCAGTGTCTAAAGGTCGGCGATCCGGTTGAGGCATAACGGGTCTTCTTTTTGAAAATAAGTATTTCTTATATTGAGGCTTAGAATGCCTTAATTATGCCTTGTTGTGTAGAAATAATTATTTATGTAAGCAAATATGCCGCTTCAAGAGGCTGACTGTAGCCCAGTAGAAGAGAAGTTGAGGCTTACAATGATACTACCTGAATACGACAACCAGTGTGGTTGGTATGAGCTGCTTAATAATGTCAGTAGCTTTCCGCCGCTGGAGGATCAAGCAACATTCCATACCGTTGTGATCGGGGGAGGATTTGTAGGTAATGCGGCAGCCAGACGGCTGGCGGAGAACTTACCCGATGAGCCGTTTCTGCTGATCGATGCGCTGAAGATCGGTCAGGGTGCATCCGGGCGTAATTCCGGCTTCGTGATTGATCAGCCGCATAAGCGGGAACTCGAGCTCAGTAGCGATGCACATAAAGCGAAAATTGTTCGCCTGAACAGGACAGCCATCGAGTATTTTGAGACTCAGATCGACAAGTACGGTATTGAGTGCCAATGGTCCAAAGCAGGTAAATATCAGGCTGCGGTAGGGGAGCGTGGTGAAAAGCATCTCGCTAATTACGAGCATCTTCTGAAGCAGGGGAATGAGGTCTACCACCGGCTTTCTGCGGAGGAAATGCGCAATGTGTTCGGAACAGACTATTACAGCGCAGCTATCTATACACCCGGTGGCATGCTGATGCAGCCGGCCGCCTTGATGCGTGGTCTGGCTGATAATATGCCCTCTAATGTAAGGGTCGTGGAAGAGACGCCGATCAGCGAAATTGAACGCACCGGAACGGGTTTTGTCCTGACTGCTAATAATGGTGCTAAAGTCCGCTGCCGGCATATTATTCTGGCGACCAATATCTTTACCCCTGAGCTGGGCTTTATGCGTAACCGGATTCTCCCGGTAATGACCTTTGCCAGTATGACAAGACCGCTGAGTGAGGCCGAAATGTCGGTGTATGGCGGGCAAACTGACTGGGGCCTGACGCCGGCTGATCATGCAGGGACTACGGTCAGAATGACTCAGGACCGCCGTCTGATTATTCGTAACTCCTATCGATATGCTCACGATTACAACACGCCTGCACACTTGTTGCCTAAGATGAAATTACGCCACCGGGAGGGGTTTCTGGCCCGTTACCCGCATCTTAAGGATGTTGAATTTGAGTATACGTGGGGCGGCGCAAGTGGCTTATCAGGAAATTTTGAAACCTTCTTTGGCAAGGTAGAAGAGGGGGTTTATGCATCGTGCTGCGACCAGAGTGTGGGGGCGGCAAGAGGGACGATCTCCGGCATGATGCTGGCCGATATGGTCGCGGGCCGTCATGGGCAGCTATTGCAGGATATGGTCGAGGTATCAGGTAACCCGTCCTGGTTACCCCCCAAAATTTTTCTCAGGGTTGGAGTGCCTCTGCGTATGCAGATGGCTCGTTTTGCTAGTCGTTCAGAGCTGTAAATGTTCTGTCGGTTGATAACTAAAAATAACAGGTGTTCGAATGAAACTAAAAAAACTACATACGTTTCTTTTTTCAGCGGTTGCAGCGTCTGCGCTGAGTTTGTCTGCTCAGGCAGAGCCAGTGGAGTTGAAGCTGGCTACCGATTCCGGTGCCAAGGGGTCTCCGGCTGGCGAAGCGATTGAACATTGGGCTGCTCAGATCGAGCAGCGTACTCAGGGCACTGATGACGAAATTACCGTCGATATTTTCTATCAGGATGAGCTGGGCGATCAGAAAGAGGTATTCGATCTGCTGGTGGTCGGCGAAGTCGATATGATGCTGAACTGGCCTCTGACCTCTTACGATAAAAAAATGGGGCTGCGCAACACTCCTTACCTGTTTCTCAACTGGGAGCAGGCATTTGATGCGTATAAAGATGGCGGCTGGCTGAATAAGATCAACGGCGATATTCATGCTGATCTGGGCCTGAAATACTTTGGTGCATGGCCGGAAGGGTTTGCCGGTGTGGCGTCAAAAGGCCGCTATGCCACCACGATTGAAGGGGCGAAGGGAATGAAGGTTCGTGTGCCTTCGAACTTCCCTAACCCGCAAACTCTGCAGGCCATGGGGTATCAGGCGACCGCCATTACCTGGGGTGAGGTTTATACCTCGATTCAGACCGGCGTAGTTGACGGTGATGCAGGGAATACCATCTATTGGGATTATGAGTATTTCCGTGATGTTCTGGACTATTACGTGCGCACTAAGCACACCTTCGTCACCGGAGCGCTGTCCATGAATATGGAAGTGTGGGATGAGCTGTCTGACAACCAGAAGAGCATTGTTTCCCAGGCGGCGGCTGATGTAATGGCCAAGCAGTTTAAGGAAGCGAGGACGCGGGACCAGTACTACATTGACCAGGCAACGGCTTCCGGTATGGAGTATATCGAGCTGAACGACGAAGAGCTGAGAACTCTGGCGAAAGTTGCGCGTGAAAAGGTATGGCCACTGATGGTGGATGAGCTGGGCGAAGAGATCGTTCAGAAACTGAAGGACCAGGCTCCAGCCCTGTAATGTCAATCGTGCCTGACTCTGGCCCGGTCGGAGTCAGGCGCATCCGGAGAAGTCCTATGAAAGTGTTTTTGACTCAACTGGATAAATGGTTCGCCGCCATCTTTGAAACGCTCACGCTGTTCACCAGTGCGGCAGTGGCCGGACTGGTTTTCTTTCAGGTGATTACACGTTATGTCCTTGAAATATCCATTATTGGTCTGGACGAACTGGCGCTGATCGGTGCGATGTGGCTGTACATGATGGGGGCATTAATCGCCAGCCGTCGGGCGGAGCATCTGGTTGTCGATTTTGTACCGCAACAGATTAAGTCATCGTTCTGGAAGAAGGTTCATCAGCGGGTTATCGCGCTGATTATGGTGGGGACGTGCGCATTTTTTGTTTATCTCTCCTGGCGCATGTTGTCTTTCTCTTTGCGCAGACCGCAGTACACCGAAGGTCTGGATATTCCGCAGTTGGTTGCTCAGTCGGCCATTATTCTGGCGAGTGTGGGGTGTCTTGTATATGCGCTGAGAGATCTGATCAGCGGTCGTGCTTGTCATAATGTTAAAGAAGCAGAGGAAGAGTAATGGCTATCTGGGCTGTGTTTCTGTTGATTTTTTTGATGGCTATCGGGGTTCCTGTAGCCTGGTCCTTTGCCGCTGTGCTTGGATATCTGGTTTTTGTTTTTGATGTAAAAATGACAACTCTGTTGTTGCAGGGGTTTCGCTCGCTAGACCATATCATTCTGCTGGCGCTACCGCTTTTCGTACTTACTGGGTATCTCATGAAGAGTGGCGGTATCGCCCGTCGGCTGGTCGATTTTATTGAATTGATTGTGATGGGGCGCAGAGGCGGTATGGGAGCCTCAATGGTTTTTGCCTCGGGCATCTTCGGCGCAATCTCCGGAACCGCGACCGCAGCCGTGGCGTCCATCGGAACCATTATGGTCGGTCCTCTGGCTCAGCGGGGTTATCCCCGTGGGTATTCCAGTGCGCTGCTGGGTATGTCATCTTTGCTTGGCATTCTCATTCCTCCTTCAATTACGCTGATTCTGTTTGGTGTGGTCACCCGTCAGTCCATTACTGCGTTGTTTGCTGCCACAATCGGGCCAGGCCTGCTCCTGATTATCGGCCTGATTCTGTTTAACCGGTTTTGTGCCGGGCGCTTGTTTAAAGAGGAAGTGACCAACTTTAATCTGGGTGATCGTACCCGTGGCAAGATTTTCAAAAGTGCGATTCCGGCCCTGTCGATGCCGTTTATTATTCTTGGGGGTATCTACGGTGGGATCTTTACACCAACCGAAGCAGCTGCGGTTGCGGTTGTTACGGCAATCTTTATCGGATTCTTTGTCTACAAGGATCTGACACTGCGGCAGTTACGCGAAAGTGTAGTGTCTGCAGGCGAAACCACCGGAACGATTATTCTGATCCTGCTGTTCTCGTTCATGATCGGACGTATTCTGACTGCAGAGCGGGTTCCTCAGGAGCTGACTGAAGCGATTACGACGCTGGTACAAAACCCGATACTGATTTTGCTGATGGTGAACGCCTTTCTGATTTTTACCGGGGCAATTATGGACGATCTGTCGGTAACGGTCGTGATTGCGCCTCTGTTTATGCCATTGATCACCACCATTGGTGTCGATCCGGTGCATTACGCCTCAATTGTCGCCTGTTCAGTCGTTATTGGGGCTAACAGCCCGCCGGTGGCGCCGATTCTTTATATGGCCTGCCGTATAGGTCAGGTGTCGATTCACAAATCGATAATGCCTGCCCTCTACCTGATTGGTGCTGTGGGTATTCCGGTGATGCTGGTAACCACCTTTGTACCTGAACTCTCGCTGTTTATTCCCCGAGCGCTTGGAGTGCTCTGATCGCCTGTTCTCCAGCAGGTTTAACCCGGACAGGGAAGTCCACTTCTTGAGGTTGATATGTCTGTAAAACTAATTAAGTCGAATTCCATCGAGTTTTATCATCGTGGTGGGCCGCCGGGCCATGCTGAAGTGGGCCGTGCAGTGTCTACGGATATCAGTTCCACCATGGGCGCAGGAATCGCCCGATTCGATCAGTGCTCCATCGCCTGGACCGTGCTCTATGATGAGGTTGTCTATGTGGTGGAAGGTTGTTTTCGGCTGGTCACCGCGGATGAGACTTTTGCTGCCGAGGCGGGAGATATTCTCTGGATCCCGGAAGGTACCGAGCTCAAATATGAAGGGGATAGCGCGACAATTTTTTATGCGGTTTATCCGGGTAACTGGAAAGAGATGCTGCAAGGCTGATCGATGATACATATTGTCTGTGATCAACCTCTTTTCAGTTATGGGCTTGCTATGTTGCTGAAGGAGATTGATCCCGGACAGTATTGTAGCCAGCATCGCTGTGTTGACAGCCTGCCAAGGATTGACGCGGGTGATACCCTGATTCTGGTAAGCGTCAGACAGTGCTCCCTTAACTCGCTTAAAAGGCTCTGCGAACATGGTGTTACGCCGGGCCAGTTGATTCTCTTCTCTTCCGTATTCGGACGCTCCCATCAGCAACTGGCTGAATCCGGTGTGCGGGCAATTTTACCTATGTCTATAGGTGTGGCTAAAGCGAGGGTATACCTGAAGGCGTTACTCCGTGAAGAAGCGCCAGAGCCCGCCGTTGCTTCTGAATTAATGCCGCTTTTTTTGCCCGATCTGAAAGATTTAACACGCTCCGAGCAGAAAATTTTGCGACATCTGGGGTGTGGCCGGGGCAATCAGGCGATCGCAGATATCCTTGGTATCAAGAAAAGTACCGTGAAGGTTCATCTGGTTAACATATACAGCAAACTCAAGGTCCGGAACCGCACGGAACTGGTCAGTCGTTTTCTCTCGCTTTCGCTCCTCTAATCACGGTCTGGACAAAGGTCACGTGGCTGCGCTGATGCGACTGGCTTTATACTTTGCGCAACTTTATCCAATCAATCTATCTTGAAACGGTATATAACCTTACTCTGTTTTGAGACGCGTTCAGTTAAGGATTATCTGTGTTTATACCGAAGCGATTCCAGCAGGAAAATACCGCCGAGCTGCTGGCTTTAATGCAGCAGTATTCGTTTGCAACTCTGGTGACACCCACCGAATCAGGGATTGAGGCAACTCATCTGCCGATGCTGGTGGAGTCTGAAGGGGATCAGTTATATCTGCGGGCACACATTGCTAAGGCGAATCCGATCTGGAAGACGGTAGCGGCAGGTGCTGAGGTACTGGCTATATTCAATGGCCCTGACTGCTATATCTCCCCGAGCCATTACCCCACCAAAAAAGAGCATGGTAAAGCGGTGCCCACCTGGAATTACGTGGTGGTGCATGTGAAGGGGGTGATTAAGTTTATCCAGGATGATCAGTGGAAGTACGGACTGGTCGATCGCTTAACCGCTCAGCATGAAGAGGGAGCCGCTGAGCCCTGGGCGATTACGGATGCGCCTGAGGCGTATATTCAGAAGATGTTGCCTGCGATTATCGGGTTGGAGATTGAGGTCGCTGAGATCACAGGGCAGTGGAAACTGAGTCAGAATCAGCCTGAAATGAACCGGCAGGGGGTAGTCGATGGGCTTTCTGTGAGCCCGGATGATGCCGCCAGAGCGATAGCCCGGCTGGTTGATGCGCAAAGGTAATGGGCAGGTTCCTCCCCGGCTCTGAGGGTGAGCCGGAGAGGAGGGGCAGAGGTTACTCCTCGATTTTGCCGCTCTTGATCCGTTTTTCGTAGATCACTTCGAGTTTGTAAAGATCCTGTTGCAGCTCAAAGAAACCATGCCAGTGGGCATAGTCTGCTGCGCCCATCATCGCACCGTGACGTGCGCGACGGCCCTCATGGTGCCAGAGGTGGTAGAAGGTGATCTGGAACTCATCGATCCATGGGTTATCTGTCAGCAGGCCTTTCGCTTTCAGGTCATCCAGCATCTTCTTAGCCGGCGTATAGTACTCTTCGTTATACAGACGGACCGCTTTATCACCCTGAGCGAAGAAACCTTTGGTGTGGGTGCTGCTGTGGCAGGAGCTGCACACCTGTTCCATTTTCTGTCGCCCTGCAGGGCCGTCACCCAGCAGCGGGCTGAGCACATCGGTTGAGTTACGCACCTTGGATTCTTTCGCCCAGAGGTTCCAGAACAGGCGTTCGGTAATGTTATGGGTGGTATTGAGTTTGCCGATTCCGCTCATATGGCAGGTGGCGCAGGTCGGGGCACGGTAATCGCCCGGCTCCCAGCCATCGGACGGGGAATCCCACTTCCAGGTGTAGCCTTCGGCGTTAAAGACGTG encodes the following:
- a CDS encoding bifunctional diguanylate cyclase/phosphodiesterase, which codes for MRSLVCFLVFIGVAASGCYGVLLFDSAWKKEQKLHLNQITNAQASAIERRLGRSLSATYLLSLQIRFANGNMENFNSFADETIKALGGISNLQLAPNGVIERIYPLAGNEKAIGHNLLKDDKRREEAELAIRERRLTVAGPFELVQGGVAVIGRNPVFISEEGKDKFWGFASALIFLEDLLAVTDLEQLEKDGYGFTLERVHPDTGSWEIFSQSEKALDNLHVSFPIIVPNSSWRLTLSRPLPDRPLLIEEGFVLSILLAAMLASLLAYIMREPDRLRAVVADKTEQLNELAFYDVLTGLVNRRLFMEQLEYEVKVLQRTGKKAALMYLDLDDFKRVNDSLGHAAGDRLLVEVAQRLQATMRESDIICRLGGDEYAILMMNVTSGEDCQHMADKLISNVRNEIVIEGVPLRVSLSIGITLIPDDSSSLQQMLSNADIALYESKKLGKNRATFFNHDLQKMLVQRLQIEQELKFALEHDELELYFQPIVRLDNRQIVMLEALIRWNHPEKGLVSPMEFICVAEQCGLIIPIGDWVLEEACRHIRQAVDQGEPLVPIAVNISAHQFVSGDFADKAKSLLESYQVDPAMIEFEITETVLMENLDLALEQMNELRQIGCRFAIDDFGMGYSSLAQLKQLPVDTLKVDRTFVRDIEHDHHDRQIVEAIIAMAHRLGLHVIAEGVENQSQLEFIDQAGGDMVQGFLFSKPVPYSEVYRHELLV
- a CDS encoding FMN-binding negative transcriptional regulator — encoded protein: MFIPKRFQQENTAELLALMQQYSFATLVTPTESGIEATHLPMLVESEGDQLYLRAHIAKANPIWKTVAAGAEVLAIFNGPDCYISPSHYPTKKEHGKAVPTWNYVVVHVKGVIKFIQDDQWKYGLVDRLTAQHEEGAAEPWAITDAPEAYIQKMLPAIIGLEIEVAEITGQWKLSQNQPEMNRQGVVDGLSVSPDDAARAIARLVDAQR
- a CDS encoding NAD(P)/FAD-dependent oxidoreductase, which codes for MILPEYDNQCGWYELLNNVSSFPPLEDQATFHTVVIGGGFVGNAAARRLAENLPDEPFLLIDALKIGQGASGRNSGFVIDQPHKRELELSSDAHKAKIVRLNRTAIEYFETQIDKYGIECQWSKAGKYQAAVGERGEKHLANYEHLLKQGNEVYHRLSAEEMRNVFGTDYYSAAIYTPGGMLMQPAALMRGLADNMPSNVRVVEETPISEIERTGTGFVLTANNGAKVRCRHIILATNIFTPELGFMRNRILPVMTFASMTRPLSEAEMSVYGGQTDWGLTPADHAGTTVRMTQDRRLIIRNSYRYAHDYNTPAHLLPKMKLRHREGFLARYPHLKDVEFEYTWGGASGLSGNFETFFGKVEEGVYASCCDQSVGAARGTISGMMLADMVAGRHGQLLQDMVEVSGNPSWLPPKIFLRVGVPLRMQMARFASRSEL
- a CDS encoding TRAP transporter small permease, whose product is MKVFLTQLDKWFAAIFETLTLFTSAAVAGLVFFQVITRYVLEISIIGLDELALIGAMWLYMMGALIASRRAEHLVVDFVPQQIKSSFWKKVHQRVIALIMVGTCAFFVYLSWRMLSFSLRRPQYTEGLDIPQLVAQSAIILASVGCLVYALRDLISGRACHNVKEAEEE
- a CDS encoding TRAP transporter large permease — protein: MAIWAVFLLIFLMAIGVPVAWSFAAVLGYLVFVFDVKMTTLLLQGFRSLDHIILLALPLFVLTGYLMKSGGIARRLVDFIELIVMGRRGGMGASMVFASGIFGAISGTATAAVASIGTIMVGPLAQRGYPRGYSSALLGMSSLLGILIPPSITLILFGVVTRQSITALFAATIGPGLLLIIGLILFNRFCAGRLFKEEVTNFNLGDRTRGKIFKSAIPALSMPFIILGGIYGGIFTPTEAAAVAVVTAIFIGFFVYKDLTLRQLRESVVSAGETTGTIILILLFSFMIGRILTAERVPQELTEAITTLVQNPILILLMVNAFLIFTGAIMDDLSVTVVIAPLFMPLITTIGVDPVHYASIVACSVVIGANSPPVAPILYMACRIGQVSIHKSIMPALYLIGAVGIPVMLVTTFVPELSLFIPRALGVL
- a CDS encoding response regulator transcription factor; this translates as MLLKEIDPGQYCSQHRCVDSLPRIDAGDTLILVSVRQCSLNSLKRLCEHGVTPGQLILFSSVFGRSHQQLAESGVRAILPMSIGVAKARVYLKALLREEAPEPAVASELMPLFLPDLKDLTRSEQKILRHLGCGRGNQAIADILGIKKSTVKVHLVNIYSKLKVRNRTELVSRFLSLSLL
- the dctP gene encoding TRAP transporter substrate-binding protein DctP, with protein sequence MKLKKLHTFLFSAVAASALSLSAQAEPVELKLATDSGAKGSPAGEAIEHWAAQIEQRTQGTDDEITVDIFYQDELGDQKEVFDLLVVGEVDMMLNWPLTSYDKKMGLRNTPYLFLNWEQAFDAYKDGGWLNKINGDIHADLGLKYFGAWPEGFAGVASKGRYATTIEGAKGMKVRVPSNFPNPQTLQAMGYQATAITWGEVYTSIQTGVVDGDAGNTIYWDYEYFRDVLDYYVRTKHTFVTGALSMNMEVWDELSDNQKSIVSQAAADVMAKQFKEARTRDQYYIDQATASGMEYIELNDEELRTLAKVAREKVWPLMVDELGEEIVQKLKDQAPAL
- a CDS encoding cupin domain-containing protein, whose amino-acid sequence is MSVKLIKSNSIEFYHRGGPPGHAEVGRAVSTDISSTMGAGIARFDQCSIAWTVLYDEVVYVVEGCFRLVTADETFAAEAGDILWIPEGTELKYEGDSATIFYAVYPGNWKEMLQG
- a CDS encoding LysR family transcriptional regulator is translated as MPQPDRRPLDTAALNTFVTLSESDSLTDAAHRLGVSQSAISQSLKQLETHTGVTLVVRRTTPLQLTPAGEVLRKHAASILGDLRRLNTTVREAAQQGVVQCRVGLVTSCSEVFGSKLITVLKEKAERLSLKSGLTPQLIEAFLNREIDILISDDPLTGEEGLDRLKVFRDPMVLAYSPRLLPEKEASLERLAEHSPMIKYSRSTNIGIYSEVVLRRMHIQANIRYETDDTHTLMNFVRDGHGWAVLSALCLAQTFYNLDRIKVLELDKSKHSRSIYLIARKGELGSIPTQINEALQGLFFENICPQLIGNYNWMTPGIFSPEH